One window of the Podospora pseudocomata strain CBS 415.72m chromosome 7, whole genome shotgun sequence genome contains the following:
- a CDS encoding hypothetical protein (EggNog:ENOG503NYCR; COG:G; CAZy:AA9) produces MPSLSTSLLLLGAAASQVLAHSHLAHILVNGVLYNGFDPRPNIANFPNRVGWSSSNADDGYVGPAEYASAEIICHKSGAPPSAHAPVRAGEKVHIQWNGWPIGHVGPVLAYIAPCLNTADGCGSVSKTNLRWTKLDDSDPVLVPGEPGTWGSPAGKWATDVMIARNNSWQVEIPRGLKPGPYVLRHEIIALHFAKDKGGAQNYPVCMNLWVEAPVPAVPVPQPFKLDSFDARGFYKETDEGILIDVSTSLTGYVVPGPTVAPQARPVGHEQQQQMMSRADGTPVVVVRSTVTQKWTGGAVKRTEAPVVNKGRYFRG; encoded by the coding sequence ATGCCCTCCCTTTcgacctccctcctccttttgGGAGCCGCAGCCTCCCAAGTCTTGGCTCACTCCCACCTCGCCCACATCCTCGTCAACGGCGTGCTCTACAACGGCTTCGACCCCCGCCCCAACATCGCCAACTTCCCCAACCGGGTAGGctggtcctcctccaacgccgacgacggcTACGTCGGCCCGGCAGAGTACGCCTCGGCCGAGATCATCTGCCACAAGtccggcgctcccccctcgGCCCACGCCCCCGTTCGGGCGGGGGAAAAGGTTCACATCCAGTGGAACGGCTGGCCGATCGGCCACGTCGGCCCGGTGCTGGCTTACATCGCCCCCTGCCTCAACACCGCTGACGGGTGCGGATCTGTCTCCAAGACAAACCTCCGCTGGACCAAGCTCGACGACTCCGACCCTGTCCTCGTGCCGGGAGAGCCAGGGACATGGGGAAGTCCGGCGGGGAAGTGGGCGACGGACGTGATGATCGCGAGGAATAACTCGTGGCAGGTGGAGATCCCGCGTGGGTTGAAGCCGGGACCCTATGTCCTCCGTCACGAGATCATCGCGCTTCACTTTGCCAAGGACAAGGGAGGCGCGCAGAATTACCCGGTTTGTATGAACCTTTGGGTGGAGGCGCCTGTGCCGGCTGTGCCGGTCCCGCAACCGTTCAAGCTGGACAGTTTCGATGCGAGGGGGTTCTACAAGGAGACGGACGAGGGGATTTTGATTGATGTGTCGACGAGCTTGACGGGGTATGTGGTTCCCGGGCCGACGGTGGCGCCTCAGGCGAGGCCGGTGGGGCatgagcagcaacagcagatgATGAGCCGGGCGGATGGGACGccggttgttgtggtgaggAGTACGGTTACGCAGAAGTGGACCGGTGGTGCTGTGAAGAGGACTGAGGCGCCGGTGGTGAATAAGGGGAGGTATTTTAGGGGTTAG
- a CDS encoding hypothetical protein (CAZy:GT2_Glycos_transf; COG:G; EggNog:ENOG503NX1F): MAPRQDQLRPGIPETPSSSLSLATPDPFRDPSDVDSSAQSASSRRTSGDLPVADVTPPARALTRPPPTQTTRGETITAALPQEEVFNEKAGADVEKGTQPVAFSSTDAEKAGEEAAATPRKKSRNPFKRLYERFRETYCPREEPGLVFPTGPTDEEKMMYLHTNRIPLYIFGLFSFFTLSAGMWLFSVCAPIFAWYGVFVGFLNVYLIISYFVGVVGKDWDYKGHRELVEKYPINDETAPTVDVYLPCCSEPLEIIENTYQHVIKLDWPAAKLKVYVLDDGDQPAIKALAEKYGFNYIVREDRPRLRKAGNLRWAFARTEGEFFAIFDADFCPRPDFLKELVVEHMADPKTAIIQSPQFFRVTDDQTWVEQGAGATQELFYRVVQVNRNKWGASICVGSNAVYRREALVEVGGTAEIGFSEDVHTGFGAVDRGWKVKYVPLCLATGICPNTPRSFFSQQMRWARGSTTLLTTKHFWTSNLSFIQKVCYLCGLLYYSAVSLGIFISPIPGTLLLIFRPEWFKYYNLAFAIPSIIYGSLLFRFWAKAKYGFNVQHVMIVQSYAYLTAIKDRLFGIELLWAASGDKKAHKKSNKFRNMRLLCWFWTILTIGGVISAVTYRLKNDFPWYHTLPLLILNGYNLYIVHYFLFCSWRW; this comes from the exons ATGGCGCCTCGTCAGGATCAGCTTCGGCCCGGGATACCAGAGACCCCGAGTTCCAGTTTAAGCCTGGCCACTCCAGATCCTTTCAGAGACCCATCAGATGTGGACTCGTCAGCACAGAGTGCGTCTTCGAGGAGGACATCTGGA GACCTCCCCGTTGCCGATGTCACCCCTCCTGCAAGAGCACTGACACGGCCGCCcccaacacaaacaacaagGGGGGAGACAATC ACTGCCGCTTTACCACAGGAGGAAGTGTTCAATGAAAAGGCCGGTGCTGACGTTGAGAAGGGCACCCAACCTGTTGCTTTCTCTTCTACTGACGCGGAGaaggccggcgaggaggcAGCCGCTACGCCCAGAAAGAAATCCAGGAATCCATTCAAGCGTCTCTATGAACGCTTCCGGGAGACCTACTGCCCAAGGGAGGAACCAGGCTTGGTCTTCCCCACCGGCCCAaccgacgaggagaagatgatgtACCTGCACACGAACCGCATCCCGCTCTACATCTTTGgcctcttttccttcttcaccctctcgGCTGGCATgtggctcttctccgtctGCGCGCCCATCTTCGCCTGGTACGGTGTCTTTGTCGGCTTCCTCAACGTCTACCTCATCATCTCGTACTTTGTCGGTGTGGTCGGCAAGGATTGGGACTACAAGGGCCACCGGGAGCTGGTCGAGAAGTACCCGATCAACGATGAGACTGCCCCGACGGTGGATGTCTACCTGCCTTGCTGCTCTGAGCCCTTGGAGATTATCGAGAACACCTACCAGCACGTCATCAAGCTTGATTGGCCCGCGGCAAAGCTCAAGGTTTATGTCCTTGACGATGGTGACCAACCGGCCATCAAGGCTCTGGCAGAGAAGTACGGCTTCAACTACATTGTCCGTGAGGACCGTCCAAGGCTGCGCAAAGCGGGCAACCTTCGGTGGGCTTTTGCCAGGACGGAGGGGGAGTTCTTTGCCATCTTTGACGCTGATTTCTGCCCTCGTCCCGATTTCCTCAaggagcttgttgttgagcacATGGCGGATCCCAAGACGGCTATCATCCAGAGTCCGCAGTTTTTCAGGGTGACTGATGACCAGACTTGGGTTGAGCAGGGTGCTGGAGCGACGCAGGAGTTGTTTTATCGCGTGGTGCAGGTGAACCGGAACAAATGGGGTGCGTCGATTTGTGTGGGGAGCAATGCCGTGTACAGAAGGGAGGCGCTGGTCGAGGTGGGAGGGACGGCCGAGATTGGGTTTTCGGAGGATGTTCATACTGG TTTCGGTGCTGTTGACCGCGGCTGGAAGGTCAAGTACGTGCCTCTCTGCTTGGCGACGGGCATCTGCCCCAACACCCCACGCTCCTTTTTCTCGCAGCAGATGCGCTGGGCCAGAGGCAGCACGACGCTCCTGACGACCAAGCATTTCTGGACTTCAAACCTTTCCTTCATTCAGAAGGTTTGCTATCTCTGTG GTCTCCTCTACTACTCGGCCGTCTCCCTCGGaatcttcatctcccccatcccgggcaccctcctcctcatcttccgcCCCGAATGGTTCAAGTACTACAACCTCGCCTTCgccatcccctccatcatctacGGCTCCCTGCTCTTCCGCTTCTGGGCCAAGGCCAAATACGGCTTCAACGTCCAGCACGTCATGATAGTCCAGTCGTACGCCTACCTCACAGCCATCAAAGACCGCCTGTTTGGGATTGAGCTCCTCTGGGCGGCGTCGggcgacaagaaggcgcacaagaagagcaacaagTTTAGAAACATGAGGCTGCTCTGTTGGTTCTGGACGATACTGACGATTGGCGGTGTGATTAGCGCGGTGACGTACAGGTTAAAGAATGACTTTCCTTGGTATCACACGCTGCCGTTGTTGATACTGAATGGGTATAATTTGTATATTGTGCATtactttttgttttgttcttggaggtggtga
- a CDS encoding hypothetical protein (EggNog:ENOG503P5H2; CAZy:GH12; COG:G), whose product MQCLGHAIVLVLLCIKQTSASSGSYDATVCNQKTYTSRSGELIYVPNAWNPDGQGFQCMSDSQVRDSPPAFDATWKWPSAADTVHSYPHVKLTAPALPVTLSNISAMHLTGKWSMGAGSTPAPRLSVDTSALADLDVTANVAFDMFADRNADKSVKETMAETEIMIWLGRFGHAQPLGWNENRPRISLTLGNVDFTLYYGKNQRGTNVFSWVAEGNALSFSAEVSPLLQYLWREGLVSAGSFVGVVAFGSEAFRSVENVTFSATDFDMVLDTGAAPTLPPEELPKSKSGAARAAPDTRAASWSWTWLVVLNMSIIGSVGAVLL is encoded by the exons ATGCAGTGCCTGGGCCACGCAATTGTCCTGGTTCTATTATGCATCAAACAGACTTCTGCAAGCTCTGGCTCGTACGATGCAACCGTCTGCAACCAAAAGACTTATACGAGCCGATCGGGCGAGTTGATAT ATGTTCCAAACGCGTGGAATCCTGACGGCCAGGGCTTTCAGTGCATGTCG GATTCCCAGGTTCGAGACTCACCGCCGGCCTTTGATGCCACTTGGAAATGGCCCTCGGCGGCGGATACGGTGCACTCCTACCCCCACGTTAAGCTGACAGCCCCGGCTCTCCCCGTCACGCTATCCAACATTTCGGCAATGCATCTGACAGGGAAATGGTCCATGGGGGCGGGATCGACACCGGCACCGAGACTGAGTGTTGATACCTCAGCCTTGGCCGACCTTGACGTGACGGCCAATGTGGCCTTCGACATGTTTGCTGATCGCAATGCGGACAAGTCTGTCAAGGAAACCATGGCCGAGACGGAAATCATGATTTGGCTCGGGAGATTTGGACATGCGCAGCCTCTTGGATGGAACGAAAACAGACCTCGCATAAGTCTCACCTTGGGCAATGTGGACTT CACCCTGTACTACGGAAAAAACCAGAGAGGTACCAACGTATTCTCGTGGGTGGCCGAGGGAAACGCGCTGAGTTTCTCGGCAGAGGTCTCGCCCCTTTTGCAATACCTCTGGCGTGAAGGCCTTGTCTCAGCTGGCTCGTTTGTCGGCGTGGTGGCTTTTGGATCAGAAGCATTCCGTTCTGTGGAAAATGTCACCTTTTCGGCCACGGACTTCGATATGGTGCTCGACACCGGAGCAGCCCCAACACTGCCGCCCGAGGAGCTTCCCAAGTCCAAGTCAGGTGCTGCTCGGGCCGCCCCAGACACTCGGGCAGCATCATGGTCATGGACATGGTTGGTAGTGTTGAACATGTCGATCATCGGAAGTGTTGGTGCTGTACTATTATAA
- a CDS encoding hypothetical protein (COG:G; COG:T; EggNog:ENOG503NWU3) translates to MDASSSPARPKMPPRLPRSLPSSHSIASTFSPGSSTPGSWTVSPWNRDTPDTSPPSSDAGSPKLQAKQADDSGRISPVEGSLDGQPRFGVVRSICFVGAGFVGGPTAAVIAYHNPQIQVNVVDLNEERIKSWNSAHLPIHEDGLLKVVRTARDGALDKTLVLPGLPRAIELKQRQPNLVFSTRVVDAIEEADIIFICVNTPTKTHGIGAGSMADVSAIESATRTVAKHAKEGAIIVEKSTVPCGTAQMIQDILRYYRPDVEFEVLSNPEFLAEGTAVENLMHPDRILIGSAQTLAGLRAAAVVKDVYGAWVPAARIVTVNTFSSELAKLVANTMLAQRISSVNAVSAMCEELGLGADVEDVSLAIGKDARLGSKFLQAGVGFGGSCFEKDILNLAYLARELHLDVVADYWLAVLRMNEDQRRRYARNVVRELNGSLRGKKIAILGFAFKDGTNDTRNSIAVHVIKDLAMEMPREIAIFDPGCASAEIREEVEKAGLTASQLERIKILTNWRDCVQEASAVCILTQWKQFRGRKLGSATSSNKKTRKLAADWATSCVADKADISEMDILALEELVRDKSSATTGDDPLERLAPLAPCPEECSHCRIGSAEAHDQEPVDWAEVAGMMQEPRWVFDGRNVVNRLELQSLGFRVRGIGKGF, encoded by the exons ATGGACGCCTCCAGCTCACCAGCAAGGCCCAAGATGCCCCCTCGACTCCCGAGGTCGTTACCAAGCTCACACTCGATAGCGTCGACCTTTAGTCCGGGGAGCTCGACACCAGGATCATGGACAGTGAGCCCGTGGAATCGAGATACACCAGACACCTCGCCTCCCAGCTCCGACGCTGGCTCTCCTAAGCTCCAGGCCAAACAAGCAGATGATAGTGGGAGGATCTCTCCGGTGGAGGGCTCACTCGACGGGCAGCCGCGTTTTGGGGTCGTACGCAGTATCTGCTTCGTCGGCGCTGGTTTCGTCG GAGGACCGACGGCTGCTGTCATTGCCTACCACAACCCACAGATCCAGGTCAATGTCGTCGACCTTAACGAGGAACGAATCAAGTCGTGGAACTCGGCCCATCTTCCCATCCACGAGGATGGCCTGCTCAAAGTGGTACGAACGGCACGAGACGGCGCGCTGGACAAGACACTGGTACTGCCCGGACTGCCCAGGGCTATCGAATTAAAGCAACGGCAGCCCAACTTGGTATTCTCGACCCGTGTGGTGGACGCTATCGAGGAAGCCGACATCATTTTCATCTGCGTCAACACGCCCACAAAAACACACGGTATTGGCGCGGGTTCCATGGCTGATGTGAGCGCGATTGAAAGCGCAACGCGGACTGTGGCCAAGCATGCCAAGGAAGGAGCCATCATCGTTGAGAAGAGTACTGTTCCATGTGGAACCGCGCAGATGATCCAGGATATT CTTCGATACTACCGGCCAGATGTCGAGTTTGAGGTGCTTTCCAACCCGGAATTCCTAGCCGAGGGCACGGCTGTGGAAAACCTCATGCACCCTGACCGAATTCTTATCGGTAGTGCCCAGACACTTGCAGGTCTCCGTGCTGCCGCCGTTGTCAAGGACGTGTACGGAGCTTGGGTGCCTGCGGCTCGCATCGTGACTGTCAACACCTTCAGCAGTGAGCTGGCCAAGCTTGTGGCAAACACCATGCTTGCTCAGCGTATCAGCAGTGTCAATGCAGTCAGCGCCATGTGCGAGgagcttgggcttggagcAGACGTCGAAGACGTCAGCCTCGCCATCGGAAAGGACGCACGACTGGGTTCCAAATTCCTCCAGGCTGGCGTGGGATTTGGGGGCTCCTGCTTCGAAAAGGATATCCTCAACTTGGCTTATCTTGCAAGGGAGCTCCATCTTGATGTAGTGGCCGACTACTGGCTTGCTGTGCTGAGAATGAATGAAGACCAACGGCGGCGCTATGCTCGCAATGTTGTGCGCGAGCTCAACGGGTCACTTCGAGGGAAGAAGATTGCCATCCTAGGATTCGCCTTCAAGGATGGTACTAATGACACGCGCAACAGCATTGCTGTTCACGTCATCAAAGATCTGGCCATGGAGATGCCGCGCGAGATTGCCATCTTCGATCCCGGCTGTGCCTCGGCCGAGATCCGTGAAGAGGTCGAGAAGGCGGGCTTGACTGCAAGCCAGCTCGAGCGCATCAAGATCTTGACCAACTGGAGGGATTGCGTCCAGGAAGCAAGTGCCGTGTGTATCCTGACACAGTGGAAACAATTCCGGGGCCGCAAGCTTGGCTCGGCCACGTCTAGCAACAAGAAGACACGGAAACTGGCAGCTGACTGGGCGACAAGCTGTGTGGCAGACAAAGCTGATATCAGCGAAATGGACATCTTGGCACTGGAGGAGCTCGTGAGAGACAAGTCGTCGGCGACTACTGGTGATGACCCATTGGAAAGACTGGCACCGCTTGCGCCCTGTCCCGAAGAGTGTTCACATTGCCGCATCGGGAGCGCAGAGGCTCATGATCAGGAGCCAGTGGACTGGGCCGAGGTGGCCGGCATGATGCAGGAGCCGCGCTGGGTGTTCGATGGGCGGAATGTGGTGAACAGGCTGGAGCTCCAGAGTCTTGGTTTTAGAGTGAGGGGTATCGGAAAGGGTTTTTGA
- a CDS encoding hypothetical protein (EggNog:ENOG503P8MU), which produces MCLSKVYYNSYSDGQQDVTEKTYACRDGRRCANPEIRKYDRKFPFTKLGEAQPESQRSISERKPTPYFESRGSKSPSPSGRDSRRDSGIYMGGGSSSKSSKHYDPYDPYSSGPYRSSSSSRARGDPRDYYGGRSRSNSIPQIIYMDGRDGYKESGKRSRSSSRDYSRDIPLGPVHLADEYGRRSSRSRSRDSTDLSSKYYSTSGRGRGDAMSGYMFIDDQDERRRQRRERRLSTSSAMDEYDPSRYVPRSSRRASTTGGTVVHNGDGTSLYTSSSAPTGLSSSKSGSGHVRWEDEVRAKRNRQNAEIANRPVLGSDGEPKSILKKKGDVKGKGRESDEDLYDLRRAVEGMGLPSRGRRSSSGRDLMDEYPSSRYDDGLGARKSRGKSGYSDDRYRYF; this is translated from the coding sequence ATGTGCCTCTCCAAGGTCTACTACAACTCCTACTCGGACGGCCAGCAGGACGTCACCGAGAAGACGTATGCCTGCCGCGATGGCAGACGCTGCGCCAACCCCGAAATCCGCAAATACGACCGCAAAttccccttcaccaagcTAGGGGAAGCCCAGCCCGAGTCCCAGCGCAGCATCTCTGAACGCAAGCCCACCCCCTACTTTGAGTCTCGCGGCTCCAagtccccttccccatcagGCAGAGACAGCAGACGGGACTCTGGCATCTACATGGGCGGCGGCTCCTCTTCCAAGTCCAGCAAGCACTACGACCCTTACGACCCTTACTCCTCCGGACCCTATcgttcctcctcttcttcccggGCCCGTGGTGACCCGAGGGACTACTATGGTgggaggtcaaggtcaaacTCGATCCCGCAGATCATCTACATGGACGGCCGGGACGGCTACAAAGAAAGCGGCAAGCGGTCGAGATCCAGCAGCAGGGATTACTCGAGGGATATCCCCCTCGGTCCCGTCCACTTGGCCGACGAGTACGGTCGTCGTTCCTCCCGGTCTCGCTCCCGAGACTCGACCGACTTGAGCTCCAAATACTACAGCACCAGCggcaggggaagaggggatGCCATGTCGGGGTACATGTTCATTGACGATCAAGACGAGAGGCGGAGACAGAGGAGAGAAAGGCGGCTGTCGACCTCGAGCGCGATGGATGAGTACGACCCCAGTCGGTATGTGCCCCGCTCTTCGCGACGGGCTTCGACGACTGGGGGAACGGTGGTCCACAATGGGGATGGCACCAGCCTTTACACTTCGTCATCGGCACCCACCGGTCTTTCTTCGAGCAAGTCTGGGTCGGGACATGTCaggtgggaggatgaggtccGCGCCAAGAGGAACAGGCAGAACGCCGAGATTGCCAACCGGCCGGTGTTAGGCTCGGACGGCGAGCCGAAGAGCattctcaagaagaagggcgatgtgaagggcaaggggagggagagtgatgaggatCTGTATGACTTGAGGAGGGCagtggaggggatggggttgccgagcagagggaggaggtcgtcgtcggggAGGGACTTGATGGATGAGTATCCGTCTAGCAggtatgatgatgggttgggggcgaggaagagcAGGGGGAAGAGCGGGTATTCGGATGATCGGTATCGGTATTTCTGA
- a CDS encoding hypothetical protein (EggNog:ENOG503NZMP), giving the protein MIVRDLKRLVLLLCPVVALLFVTVGLWHTQPDYLRGRVGEFLGRPLGSGPATTDSEEDKKQKPDVGSYDRPNPLAPTAAWHRIFSASTTDKKYFEIKFGHVPVFNPNILPHPTQNDTWMLMGQKWTDHQAEGKGFIALEMGCDAKFSGDILTCVGEPKPLPIEPTTGDKCTGKYAPLNLNQGPHDARAFYGPTKPYTIYGSNSAFTCFGQWIQDFRTLVDWPAEPLVQDDFEYGTELQRPPPYGILEKNFFAFWDKDDNMYIHYDMYPSRSFGAVDGKGAVIGSDLAPKAASYDKKCMARYMPKLAPELESIHQATNSLKVTLCQRSDENCKPDDSNTFIMTIIQHKTYYSWHSEYEPYVVLFHQRAPFEMYAMSKKPIWIHGRGRDEGRRRTDMFYVTSMAWKEHGNKYHAYSDDVVFLAFGVEDKGAGGVDVRAGELLKGLGRCSEA; this is encoded by the coding sequence ATGATCGTCAGGGATCTCAAGCGACTGGTGCTGTTGCTCTGCCCCGTGGTCGCACTGCTTTTCGTTACCGTTGGATTATGGCACACGCAGCCCGACTACCTCCGAGGCCGAGTCGGCGAGTTTCTCGGCAGGCCTCTTGGCTCCGGCCCGGCCACAACTGACAgtgaggaggacaagaaaCAGAAACCGGACGTCGGTAGCTACGACCGTCCGAATCCCCTCGCGCCGACGGCCGCTTGGCACAGGATCTTCTCGGCGTCGACGACTGACAAGAAGTACTTCGAGATCAAGTTCGGCCATGTCCCCgtcttcaaccccaacatcctcccACACCCTACACAAAATGATACCTGGATGCTCATGGGCCAGAAATGGACCGATCACCAGGCCGAAGGAAAGGGCTTCATTGCCCTCGAGATGGGTTGCGACGCCAAGTTTTCGGGAGACATCCTGACGTGTGTCGGCGAGCCAAAGCCGCTACCTATTGAACCGACCACAGGCGACAAGTGCACTGGCAAGTACGCGCCGCTCAACTTGAACCAGGGCCCTCACGATGCGCGCGCCTTTTACGGGCCGACGAAGCCGTACACCATCTATGGGTCCAACAGTGCCTTTACCTGCTTTGGCCAATGGATTCAGGATTTCCGAACTCTCGTCGACTGGCCTGCCGAGCCACTCGTCCAGGATGACTTTGAGTACGGAACAGAGCTTCAGAGGCCACCCCCGtacggcatcctcgagaAGAACTTTTTTGCGTTCTGGGACAAGGACGACAACATGTACATCCACTACGACATGTACCCCTCGCGTTCCTTCGGCGCCGTCGACGGCAAAGGAGCCGTGATCGGATCGGACCTCGCACCCAAAGCCGCGAGCTACGACAAGAAGTGCATGGCGCGCTACATGCCCAAGCTGGCACCCGAGCTCGAGTCCATCCATCAGGCCACCAACTCGCTCAAGGTCACGCTCTGCCAGCGGTCCGACGAGAACTGCAAGCCCGACGACTCCAACACGTTCATCATGACGATCATCCAGCACAAGACGTACTACAGCTGGCATAGCGAGTACGAGCCGTACGTCGTTCTCTTTCACCAGCGGGCTCCCTTTGAGATGTACGCCATGTCCAAGAAGCCGATTTGGATCCACGGCCGGGGACGTGACGagggacggaggaggacaGACATGTTTTATGTCACGTCCATGGCCTGGAAGGAGCATGGTAACAAGTACCACGCCTACTCGGACGATGTGGTGTTTCTGGcttttggggtggaggataaGGGAgcggggggggttgatgtgcgTGCTGGGGAGctgttgaaggggttggggcgTTGCTCCGAGGCGTGA
- a CDS encoding hypothetical protein (EggNog:ENOG503NX21; COG:I): protein MPSDVIELESRQGKHQYASSGPLSAVISMLASLRVNKIWRLLSPWPRTHGQSDKLRPTAYLDGLRGFAAFLVYIHHHQLWAHVPDQRLFFESSFCYDGYCYFAALPFVRILFHGGHFAVATFFVISGYVLSMKPMSLIQSGDQAKLADNLGSALFRRWLRLYIPLITTTFIYMVFTYVFNIWVLPLKRASSLGAEIWGWYCEVKNFTFIFHTRAEILSYNFHLWSIPVEMKGSIVVYTAALAFARCTRNARLWLQIGLMGYFMFIVDGWYCALFVAGMFISDVEQLASKNELPAFFERLRPYKMIIMYHCFFIAMWLGGIPAHSADVKELRKNPGWYYLSFLKSQSIYDVKWFFLFFAAVMLVAAIPHIGWVKRFFETRFCQHMGRISFAFYLVHGPVIWTVGDRLYAAVGWWEEHRVKNLPQWVNIWELPKTGPMGMELSFLAPHIILLPLTLWLAEIVTRMFDEPSVRFPQWLYKSTTTATKPTKLPE from the coding sequence ATGCCCAGCGACGTGATTGAGCTGGAGTCCAGACAGGGGAAGCATCAGTACGCCTCATCAGGCCCACTCTCGGCCGTGATATCGATGCTGGCTTCCCTACGGGTCAACAAGATATGGCGACTTCTCAGCCCATGGCCGAGGACACATGGACAATCAGACAAACTACGACCGACGGCATATCTCGATGGCCTTAGGGGCTTTGCCGCTTTTCTCGTTTacattcaccaccaccaactctgGGCTCACGTGCCCGATCAGAGGCTGTTCTTCGAGTCCTCGTTTTGCTACGATGGCTACTGCTACTTCGCAGCCTTGCCCTTCGTCCGCATCCTTTTCCACGGCGGCCACTTTGCCGTGGCTaccttcttcgtcatctcGGGATATGTCCTCTCGATGAAGCCCATGAGCTTGATCCAATCAGGCGACCAGGCAAAGCTTGCTGACAATTTGGGATCCGCGTTGTTTCGGCGATGGCTGCGGCTCTACATCCCATTAATCACCACAACGTTTATTTACATGGTTTTTACCTACGTCTTCAACATCTGGGTTTTACCTCTGAAGAGGGCGTCCTCGTTGGGCGCTGAGATCTGGGGGTGGTACTGTGAGGTCAAAAACTTCACCttcatcttccacaccagagCTGAGATCTTGTCTTACAACTTCCACCTCTGGTCCATCCCTGTCGAGATGAAAGGGTCCATCGTCGTGTACACGGCGGCGCTTGCCTTTGCGAGGTGCACACGAAACGCGCGGCTGTGGCTGCAAATCGGGCTGATGGGGTACTTCATGTTCATCGTGGATGGGTGGTACTGTGCCCTTTTTGTTGCGGGCATGTTCATCAGCGACGTCGAACAACTCGCCAGCAAGAACGAGCTCCCGGCCTTTTTTGAGCGACTCCGACCGTACAAGATGATCATCATGTACCACTGCTTCTTCATCGCCATGTGGCTTGGGGGCATCCCGGCTCACAGCGCGGATGTGAAGGAGTTGAGAAAGAACCCGGGGTGGTACTACTTGTCATTCCTCAAGTCGCAGTCCATCTACGACGTCAAGTGgtttttcctcttctttgcaGCCGTCATGCTGGTGGCTGCCATCCCACACATCGGATGGGTCAAGCGTTTCTTTGAGACACGGTTCTGTCAGCACATGGGGAGGATATCGTTTGCTTTCTATCTCGTCCACGGCCCGGTGATCTGGACGGTGGGAGATCGGCTCTACGCGGcagttgggtggtgggaggagcaCCGAGTGAAGAACCTTCCTCAGTGGGTCAACATCTGGGAGCTTCCCAAGACGGGACCCATGGGGATGGAGCTGAGCTTTCTGGCGCCACACATCATCCTCTTACCGCTGACATTATGGCTCGCCGAGATTGTCACAAGGATGTTTGACGAACCCAGCGTCAGGTTCCCGCAGTGGCTGTACAAGTCTACTACGACGgcaaccaaaccaacaaagTTACCGGAGTAA